In the genome of Populus trichocarpa isolate Nisqually-1 chromosome 10, P.trichocarpa_v4.1, whole genome shotgun sequence, the window ggttaTTAGCATCATTGTTCAAAatgtataacataaaaaaccattACCAATTAAATTAAGTAATTGAGATCAAGATAACAAACCATGAATTTAATTAGATCTGCTCATGGCAGTACTCAGTTGCTTCtttaaataagaaagaaaaaattaaatatttttaataataaactcgttgtttattaaaaattaggtctatatatcaaataatttccTATTCCTAATCATACGGATACGCTTGCTAGCAAAgctatttcatcattttgtcCAGATTCGTGAATCCAAGCATTTGGTGCAAAGCAATACTATTGCCATTTGGAGCAAGTATTATGTTATGTTATAGGGACAAAAGTGCAAGCACTCTCCAactaattaaagtttttattttatatattcattaaaTTTGTCTCACAAAAAATCTTAGAAAGACCCCTTAATCTATCCAAAAATCAGCATAGCTACCAAATCCAAgatgagatttatttatttaattttattttttttgttctcttgcAAATTTATAGTACACTAGCTATGGGTGTGATTTtcttagaattaattaaaatttaattagtaagCGTAGACAGAAATATATGTTGTTTAATAACCCCCAAATCtatcccccttttttttttaatgagaatatGAAGAGACGATATATTCTCTTATACATCATATTGAAGATTTTATACTTGAGTTTATGTATTTCTATCAATATTCTCTCATGCGttgtattaaaattttataaacttgaaaaatataatatcaagaAAAGAATGTATAatcttatcaagaaaaaaaataattatcaaaaaaatatataaatagtatagGGCTAGAGCATAAAGGTTATTTGGACAATGACTCAAAGTccccatttaataaaaaaaaacttcaaaataaataaggtatatttatcaattatgctttataaaatgaatatgaAATACCACGAGAATGAAATGAAGATTGTTTAAAGTCCCACTTGTTAggcatacataaaaaataaaaaataaatttcttaaatatctttaaaaatcttatatatagttttttctaaaatctTTATTCACCTTAAATCTGAGAGAGTATCTAAATATtggttaaataatataaatttattcttcaatcataataatgataataatggtggctgtgctaattttttaatagcatGTGATGTAGAATAAAGagtaaagaaaattaaagacacAATTAAATATATCTAACTActacccttttattttaatttttcgagatatatttctttatattttttattttaaaaatatataattttattttaaaattatctcataaacataattatttaatatctttatttttaaccgATATTTCTTTCATATCTATCATTTTTATCCTAAATTACCAACCAAATGCAATGAATACATGCATGATGtactaaatttgttttatttggttgTGAACGTAATTTTGTAACATCACGAGAAACATTTATATAGTTTGGACTCTTTCATAATGGCGTAATtatctttcattttctcccCCTTGTGCGTATGTTATAAAAGAGAGGTTttaactctaaaaatatatgtttgattttagttattttttaaagtattttttatttgaaaatttataaaataatatttttttattttaaaaaattatttttgatattaacgaattaaaatatctaaaaatattaaaaatatattaatttaaagtgaagaaaaaaaattaattaaaattttttaaaaaatatttttaaaacctaaaaaatctcCTAAAAGCCCGTGGAGAAATTGGAGGGTGTAAAAATGAGAGAGTATTTGATTGCCTTAAACTTGAGTTAATTAACAGGCAATAATGAGTTGGCTTCGTTTTTTTGGAATGAGGAAGTCATTAATTTGCTTCTTATTGTGCGATCTCACTCCCATTTCTTCGTCCAAATCAATCTGGCATATACGGTACCATTCTTCTTCCGGCCCATGGTCGAAGAACACGATTGTTTACTCGATCATTTCTATATTCAAAAGACAGGCTctggaaaaaagagagatgtCAACCTTGCCAAAACCTTCGATGCAAACATCGTCGCGTGATGATGCCGTGCAACTAAACCGTGCTTTCAAAGGTCACTAcgtaataatatttcttttacttcggttgatttcttattaatttttcgGTTTTTATTGCATGTTATAGCTAGCTATCTATATAGCTGCTTGATCTAGATTGCTCTCTCTCCCTAATCTCCAGCTGAAATGTTGGAAAAACATTTATGGCGTTGCATttactcttttatttattatctttataaTCAGGGTTAGGTTGTGATACTGCAGTAGTTGTCAATGTTCTTGGAAATAGAAACGCGTCTCAACGTGATAGCATTCAACAAGAATACGAGACCTTGTTCTCTGATGACCTCAAAAAACAATTGGCTCTCGAGCTTCATGGCCATCTCAAGGTACGTGCGTCTAGGACAGAAACTTTGGAGTTtctattattgtataattataCCTCATGCCTAGCCAATCCTGTTGGATTGAGGAGATCCTGATCCTGgtatatctttaattttcagAAAGCAGTTTTACTATGGATGAAAAGTCCAGTAGAACGGGATGTTACAACATTGAGACAGGCTTTGACTGGACCTattattgatatcaaaaccgcCACTGAAATAATATGTACCCGCATTTCATCCCAGATTCGGCAGATTAAGCAAGTTTACACTCCTACTTTTGGCACGTTACTTGAGTATGATATTGGGTATCACACATCTGGTGATCATAGAAAGGTCCCCCCCTCTAATTCTACAGCATAAGATTGTTATAGTTTGTAACTTTCCTGTTACCTAATTATTTGCCTGGACAATATTATGCTTGCTGTTTGTTTTGTCCTGATAAAAGTCTCTACTGTGCCTAGCTACCGAGGTTCTATCTTTAAATTCATCAGTATATTTGTCATTGAAAGAAAGC includes:
- the LOC7462648 gene encoding annexin D5 isoform X1 — its product is MSWLRFFGMRKSLICFLLCDLTPISSSKSIWHIRYHSSSGPWSKNTIVYSIISIFKRQALEKREMSTLPKPSMQTSSRDDAVQLNRAFKGLGCDTAVVVNVLGNRNASQRDSIQQEYETLFSDDLKKQLALELHGHLKKAVLLWMKSPVERDVTTLRQALTGPIIDIKTATEIICTRISSQIRQIKQVYTPTFGTLLEYDIGYHTSGDHRKFLLAYIDTTRYDGPEIERVLVEEDAIAISKIEVKKSGMDESTFIQIFTERSSAHLAALASAYHKMFRKELRKTIKRETSGNFKYALLTILEYAVDPTKHYATMLRKAMKGLGTDDSTLIRILATRAEIDLQKIKEDYLKSYKRPLVEVVHSDTSGYYRAFLLSLLGSKF
- the LOC7462648 gene encoding annexin D5 isoform X2 codes for the protein MSWLRFFGMRKSLICFLLCDLTPISSSKSIWHIRYHSSSGPWSKNTIVYSIISIFKRQALEKREMSTLPKPSMQTSSRDDAVQLNRAFKVVVNVLGNRNASQRDSIQQEYETLFSDDLKKQLALELHGHLKKAVLLWMKSPVERDVTTLRQALTGPIIDIKTATEIICTRISSQIRQIKQVYTPTFGTLLEYDIGYHTSGDHRKFLLAYIDTTRYDGPEIERVLVEEDAIAISKIEVKKSGMDESTFIQIFTERSSAHLAALASAYHKMFRKELRKTIKRETSGNFKYALLTILEYAVDPTKHYATMLRKAMKGLGTDDSTLIRILATRAEIDLQKIKEDYLKSYKRPLVEVVHSDTSGYYRAFLLSLLGSKF